In a genomic window of Neochlamydia sp. AcF84:
- a CDS encoding transposase — translation MEEEFNKLFVEKIGQPAKPVKLVVELFVLQHRYGISDENVAYRWVENPYWQYFRGYDFWHHMLPIHPTSLIKWRSRLGEAGLSKILQGTIAAAVLTGAVKKDLKKSLLIQP, via the coding sequence TTGGAAGAAGAGTTTAATAAGCTGTTTGTAGAAAAGATAGGGCAGCCAGCTAAACCTGTAAAGCTAGTTGTAGAGCTCTTTGTCTTACAGCATAGGTATGGAATTTCGGATGAAAATGTAGCGTATCGATGGGTAGAAAATCCTTATTGGCAATATTTTCGTGGGTATGATTTTTGGCATCATATGCTGCCTATCCATCCTACTTCTTTAATTAAATGGAGGTCTAGACTAGGCGAAGCTGGACTTAGCAAGATTTTACAAGGGACAATAGCAGCAGCTGTTTTGACAGGCGCAGTGAAAAAAGACTTAAAAAAGTCATTGCTGATACAACCCTAA